The Sinomonas sp. P10A9 genome contains the following window.
CGAGCAAGGTCGGCAATCTCCTCGAATTCACCGAAGAGGCAGAGGCAACCGAGTACTTTCAATCCCTTGGCTCGTGGCCCACCGAGCGTCATGGCCTAGACGTGCCACTACAGACCGATGACGGCCGCCTCTCGTTCGAAAGATCACACGACTAGTTCCCGCGCGCACGGACACACCGTGCCGTGCTCTCAGCAGTAGGCGACGTAGCCCGCCTCGCGTTCGGCTCGCCGTCTCTCCCGTCCACTCCCCAGACTGTGTCCGCCAAACCGGGAACGGTCCAGAGCGCGACGTAGGCTGCTGACCGTGAGCTACCCGATTGGCGAGCCGCACGACGCGGGGATGATGGCGACAGGCGACGGGCACCGGGTCTACTGGGAGGCCTACGGCAGCCCCGACGGCAAACCCGCGCTCGTGCTCCACGGCGGCCCGGGCTCGGGCGCCAGCCCGTGGTGGCGGCAGTTCTTCGACCCTTCCCGCTACCGGGTGGTGATGTTCGACCAACGGGGATGCGGCCGCAGCACGCCCAATGCCCGCGACGACCTCGCGGCCCTCGAGAACAACACGACGGCGCATCTCATCGCGGACATCGAGGCCCTGCGGGACCTCTTGGGAATCGACAGATGGCTCCTGTTCGGCGCTTCCTGGGGATCCACCCTCGGGCTCAGCTACGCCGTCCAGCACCCCGACCGCGTCTCCGAGCTGGTGCTCTGGGCGCTCGTGACGACCCGTGCCAGAGAGGTCCACTGGCTCACCCACGTCATGGGCGAGATCTACCCGAAGGAGTTCGACGAACTCCTCAGCGTGATCCCGCCTGAGTTGCGCAGCGGCAATATCCCCATGGCCCTGAGCGGACTGCTGCGTTCCCCTGACGCAGAAGTGCGCGATCGGGCCGCTCGGGCATGGTGCGCCTGGGAAGACCGCATCGCGACCCTCTCGGGTCCCGTCGTTCCGAGCCGGGAATGGCAGGAGCCCTCTGCGCGCCTTGGTTTCGCTCGGCTTGTGACCCACTACTTCGGCCATCACGCATTCCAGGCCGACGACGCCATCACGGCAAACCTCGATCGCATCAGAGGCATCCCCGCGTACTTCCTGCGCGGGCGGCTCGACATCGCCTCGCCCCTGCGGCCGGCCTACGAGATCGCGCAACACCTGCCCAAGGCCACGCTGGAGATCGTCGAGGCCGATGCCCACGGAGCGTGGGACGACACGCTCGAGCGCCTGGTCAGGGTGTTCGACACGCTCGGGAACGCAACGACCCCCTGAAACCGCGCCGCCCCAGCCGCCCACGCGCCGTCGTGCGTCAGCCCCCGAAGGCGAGCATCGCGGCGAGGCTCGCCATGAGCACGGCGACGAACCCATCGAGAAAGCGCCACGCGGCGGGCCGTGCGAAGAACCCGCTCAGGGACCGCGCGCCGTACCCGAGGAGCGGGAACCAGAGCGCGCTCGCCGTCACGGCACCGAACCCGAAGGCCCAGCGGCCGTCGCCCTGGGCATTCGCGAGCGAGCCGAGCAGCACGAGCGTGTCGAGGTACACGTGCGGGTTGAGCCACGTGAGCGCGAGGACGGTGGCGACGGCGGCCCACACCGTCCCGTTGCCGCGCCCCTCGGCGGCGCGCAGCGAGCCGGGGCGGAGGGCGCGCTTGGCCGCGAAGAACCCGTACGTCACGAGGAACGCCACGCCGACCCACCGCACCACCTGCAGCAGCATGGGCGCGCTCTGCACCGCCGCGCCGATCCCCGCGACACCCGAGAAGATGAGCGCCGCGTCGCTGGCCGCGCACACGAGCACCACGGGCAGGATCCACTCGCGCTTGATGCCCTGCCGGAGCACATAGGCGTTCTGCGCCCCGATCGCGATGATGAGGCCGAGGCTCGCGCCGAGGCCGGCGAGGTAGGAGAGGATCATCCTTCGACGGTACGGACCTCGGATATGAAGATCAACTAACGATATCTGAATCTACATTAGTATCTCTTCATGGACTTGGAGCAGTTGCGGGCGCTCGCCGCCGTCGTGGACGAGGAGACGTTCGAGGCCGCGGCCGACGCCCTGCGCATCACGCCGTCCGCTGTGAGCCAGCGGATCAAGGCACTCGAGCGCTCAGTGCGCAGCGTGCTCGTCCGACGCCTCAAGCCGGTGGTGCCGACCCCGGCGGGGGAGCGGCTCCTGCGCTCGGCCCGCCAGCTGCTCCTGCTCGCCGACGAGGCGCTCCTCGCCCTCCGCTTCGACCAGGCGCACGACGCCGCCGGGCCGGGTTCCGGGGGCGGCCTCGCCGAGCGGCTGCGCGTGCCCATCGTGGCCAACGCTGACTCGATCGCCACGTGGCTCCCGCCCGCGATCCGCGAGGTCGCGCTGGGAGGGCGGATCGCCGTCGAGCTCCTCCGCGACGACGAGCACGCGACGGCGGACCTCCTCCGCTCCGGCGACGCCGTCGGTGCCGTGACCGCGGACCCGCGGCCCGTGCAGGGGTGCAGCGTGCGGCCGCTGGGAACGATGGTGTACCGGGCCAAGGCGTCGGCGGCGTTCGTCCAGCGGTGGTTCCCCGGCGGGGCGACGGCAGAGGCGCTCGCGATGGCGCCTGTCATGCAGTACGACCGCAAGGACTCCCACCAGCTCGCGCTCCTCGCCCGGGTCGCGCCCGAGGCGACGCCGCCGCAGCACTTCATCCCGGACTCGGTCCAGTACGTCGAGGCCGTGCAGGCCGGACTCGGGTGGGGCATGGTGCCGGACCAGCAGGACCCGGACGGGCTGCTGGTCGAGCTGGACCCGGCGTGGAGCGAGGACCTCGGGCTCTACTGGCAGTCCTGGACGCTCGACTCGCCGGGCCTCGACGAGGTGAGTGCCGCCGTCGTGCGCGCCGCGCGGGTGCTGAGGTAGTCACGCGAAGGGCAGCACGAGCTTGGCGTAGCGCTCCTTCATGGCCTCGAGCGTCGCGTCGTTGTCGCCGTCCCAGATCTCCTGGTTGAAGATCTCCACTTCGATGAGCCCGGCGTAGCCGGCCTCTCTGACCCACGTGGTGATGGTCGGGAAGTCGATCACGCCGTCGCCCATCATGCCCCGGGAGAGCAGGGCATCCGCGGCGATCGGCAGGTTGAAGTCGCACACCTGGTAGGAGGCCAGACGCCCCACACGGCCGGCCCGCGCGATCTGCTCGCGCAGCTGCGGGTCCCACCACACGTGGAACGTGTCCACGGCGACGCCGACGTCGGACGGCGCGAACGGCTCCGCGAGGTCCAGCGCCTGCCCGAGCGTGGAGACGAGCGCCCGGTCCGCGGCATACATGGGGTGCAGCGGCTCGAGGACGAGCCGGACGCCGTACTCGTGGGCGAACGGTGCGAGCTCCCCGAGCCGGTCCGCGATCCGCTGGCGCGCCGCGACGACGTCCTTCGATCCGCCCGTGAGCCCACCCACCACGAGGTAGAGGTCCCGCGTGCCCAGCGCCTCCGCTTCGCGCACCGCGGCGCGGTTGTCGGCGAGGGCGGCGGCCTGCCCCTCGGCGTCGGCCGCCGTCAGGAAGCCGCCGCGGCACAGCGAGGACACCTCGAGCCCGGCGGCCCGGATCATCGCGGCGGCCTCGGAGAGCCCGGCCTCGTGGACGCGGTCCCGCCACGGCCCGATCGCGCCGATCCCGGCCCGGACGCAGCCGTCCACGGCCTCGCGCAGAGTCCACTTCTTGGTGGTGGCGGTGTTGAGCGAGAGCCGCTCGGCGCCGGGGGCTACCCCGCCCCCGCCCACGCCGCCCTTGGTCACTGGGGGACTCCGTTCACGTCGAGGAAGGCGGACATGCGCCGCGCGGCGAGGTCGGGATCGAGTAGGAGCCCTGCGGCGTCGGCTAGCTCGAACACCCTCACGAGATGCGGCACGCTGCGCCCGGACTGCAGCCCGCCCACCATCTGGAACCCGGCCCGATGCCCGTTGAGCCACGCCAGGAACGCAACCCCGGTCTTGTAGTAGAACGTCGGCGCGCTGAAGATGTGCAACCCGAGCTCGCGGGTCGAGTCGAGGATGCTCCTCGCGGCGGCGGGGTCGCCGGAGTCGTACGCCTGCACGGCCGCGGACGCCGCGGGGTAGATCGCCGCGAAGATCCCCAGCA
Protein-coding sequences here:
- the pip gene encoding prolyl aminopeptidase, which gives rise to MSYPIGEPHDAGMMATGDGHRVYWEAYGSPDGKPALVLHGGPGSGASPWWRQFFDPSRYRVVMFDQRGCGRSTPNARDDLAALENNTTAHLIADIEALRDLLGIDRWLLFGASWGSTLGLSYAVQHPDRVSELVLWALVTTRAREVHWLTHVMGEIYPKEFDELLSVIPPELRSGNIPMALSGLLRSPDAEVRDRAARAWCAWEDRIATLSGPVVPSREWQEPSARLGFARLVTHYFGHHAFQADDAITANLDRIRGIPAYFLRGRLDIASPLRPAYEIAQHLPKATLEIVEADAHGAWDDTLERLVRVFDTLGNATTP
- a CDS encoding sugar phosphate isomerase/epimerase family protein, which codes for MTKGGVGGGGVAPGAERLSLNTATTKKWTLREAVDGCVRAGIGAIGPWRDRVHEAGLSEAAAMIRAAGLEVSSLCRGGFLTAADAEGQAAALADNRAAVREAEALGTRDLYLVVGGLTGGSKDVVAARQRIADRLGELAPFAHEYGVRLVLEPLHPMYAADRALVSTLGQALDLAEPFAPSDVGVAVDTFHVWWDPQLREQIARAGRVGRLASYQVCDFNLPIAADALLSRGMMGDGVIDFPTITTWVREAGYAGLIEVEIFNQEIWDGDNDATLEAMKERYAKLVLPFA
- a CDS encoding LysE/ArgO family amino acid transporter; its protein translation is MILSYLAGLGASLGLIIAIGAQNAYVLRQGIKREWILPVVLVCAASDAALIFSGVAGIGAAVQSAPMLLQVVRWVGVAFLVTYGFFAAKRALRPGSLRAAEGRGNGTVWAAVATVLALTWLNPHVYLDTLVLLGSLANAQGDGRWAFGFGAVTASALWFPLLGYGARSLSGFFARPAAWRFLDGFVAVLMASLAAMLAFGG
- a CDS encoding LysR family transcriptional regulator ArgP; the encoded protein is MDLEQLRALAAVVDEETFEAAADALRITPSAVSQRIKALERSVRSVLVRRLKPVVPTPAGERLLRSARQLLLLADEALLALRFDQAHDAAGPGSGGGLAERLRVPIVANADSIATWLPPAIREVALGGRIAVELLRDDEHATADLLRSGDAVGAVTADPRPVQGCSVRPLGTMVYRAKASAAFVQRWFPGGATAEALAMAPVMQYDRKDSHQLALLARVAPEATPPQHFIPDSVQYVEAVQAGLGWGMVPDQQDPDGLLVELDPAWSEDLGLYWQSWTLDSPGLDEVSAAVVRAARVLR